One segment of Brassica napus cultivar Da-Ae chromosome C3, Da-Ae, whole genome shotgun sequence DNA contains the following:
- the LOC106417345 gene encoding uncharacterized protein LOC106417345, with protein MSSSFSFPHPTTTIDDLEDLYKVYGVDLSIVLDLAGASETPETVRGGYCGANLSFFQFYGLTFPIPESVLEILVELDLSFTQFLPNFLRHLIAFLVRAREEGLSFGLGDFRHLVLVKRNKQSPGTFLVSPRPGRHVIEYVPYCDEKWHEQFFVFKVDRASVAPSGSSLMSDEIHGLIGVLRRGRSHWSSFDRTRIRAAFPIPEGTNSAPLVVGGSEDETEHSREVIATPSVQAQSSDRLVRQLVRRSSFRAFGSASRSRASNRPPLVSIQDSYDEGASEERWSPISLSLGSEDEAVAATRKRRRSSKAALPGPSRSRLVSEGDGSLFAAQGKLISLAGRMRSAGCRLPSLVSSDEKEAYAKVAVVSPKVMEAFNEYVMVMEDRVEASRNDKEIESIGS; from the exons ATGTCTTCGTCATTCAGCTTTCCTCACCCGACGACTACGATCGATGATCTTGAAGATCTCTACAAGGTGTATGGGGTCGATCTCTCCATCGTTCTCGATTTGGCTGGCGCGTCTGAGACTCCCGAAACCGTTCGGGGAGGGTATTGCGGAGccaatctttctttctttcaattttACGGTCTTACCTTCCCAATTCCGGAGTCTGTGCTCGAGATTCTGGTGGAGCttgatttatcatttactcAATTCCTCCCAAATTTTCTTAGGCACCTTATAGCATTCTTGGTTAGGGCTAGGGAGGAAGGTCTTTCCTTCGGTCTTGGTGACTTTCGACACCTTGTTTTGGTGAAGCGAAACAAGCAGAGTCCTGGTACCTTCCTCGTGTCTCCGCGCCCGGGTCGCCATGTCATTGAGTACGTCCCCTATTGCGATGAGAAGTGGCACGAGCAGTTTTTCGTTTTTAAGGTGGATCGAGCGTCTGTGG CTCCTTCTGGAAGTTCTTTGATGTCAGACGAGATTCATGGTCTGATCGGAGTCCTTCGGAGAGGTCGTTCGCACTGGTCATCGTTTGACCGGACCCGGATCCGAGCTGCTTTTCCCATACCGGAAGGGACTAATAGTGCCCCATTGGTTGTAGGGGGTTCTGAGGATGAGACGGAACACTCTCGGGAAGTCATTGCGACTCCTTCCGTTCAAGCTCAGTCTTCAGACCGATTGGTTAGGCAGCTCGTGAGGAGGTCGTCGTTTCGTGCTTTTGGGTCAGCATCGAGGAGCCGAGCTTCTAATAGACCTCCTTTGGTCTCGATTCAGGACTCCTACGATGAAGGTGCTTCCGAGGAGAGATGGTCTCCTATCTCGTTGAGCCTTGGTTCGGAAGATGAGGCCGTTGCTGCGACCCGTAAGCGACGTCGATCGTCGAAGGCCGCCTTACCCGGTCCATCCCGTTCTAGGCTTGTTTCTGAAGGCGACGGTTCTTTGTTTGCGGCCCAAGGCAAATTGATCTCTCTCGCCGGTCGCATGAGATCTGCGGGATGCCGTCTCCCGTCCCTTGTTTCTTCGGATGAGAAGGAAGCTTACGCCAAGGTTGCGGTCGTGAGCCCTAAG GTAATGGAAGCCTTCAACGAGTACGTTATGGTGATGGAGGATCGCGTCGAGGCTTCCCGGAATGACAAGGAGATCGAGAGCATTGGTTCCTAA